Below is a window of Deltaproteobacteria bacterium DNA.
CCGAAAGGTTCCCCAACCGGTTCTATACCGGCTTCACCGAAAACCTGCAGTCCCGACTCGAGTCCCACAATCAAGGCCATAATCAACACACAGCGAGACTGAAACCTTGGCGGGTGAAAACAGCCATTGCATTTACAGACCGCCAAAAAGCCCTCGATTTTGAGGCATATCTGAAGAGCCCCTCCGGCAGGGCATTCGCCAAGAAACGGCTCTGACATCCCTGAGAAATTTCTAATCCGGCCAAGGACGAAAATGGCTGGACGCTTACGAAGCTGAGTCGGAGTCCGCCAAAAGACCGGCGGATAAACCGT
It encodes the following:
- a CDS encoding GIY-YIG nuclease family protein codes for the protein MKFYYTYILESERFPNRFYTGFTENLQSRLESHNQGHNQHTARLKPWRVKTAIAFTDRQKALDFEAYLKSPSGRAFAKKRL